The Anomalospiza imberbis isolate Cuckoo-Finch-1a 21T00152 chromosome 2, ASM3175350v1, whole genome shotgun sequence nucleotide sequence AAGGTCATTTTCAGGAAAATGTAAGTTTTGTCCACTGAAATGGTTAATACAACTCCGGGCTAAGCAACTAAgcagtgtttaaaaataagtaaattaaaTAAAGGAACAGTTATGTCCTGTTGAATAGATAAGTGGAGAAGGTGGGAACTCTGAAGGTCTATTTTCAACTGATTCCTTCAATTTTCATTTATGGTCACATCCTCCATAAGACTTGCCATAGACTGAAATTTCTGCATTGGAATCTTCCACGCAGGTTCTTGAGCATCCCATGTATTGGCTCTAGCCCTTAAGAATCTTTTAATAGTTCagttttcttctctcctctggAGATTGGATCaggtttgctttctttcctcctcACTACACTGCAGCCTGCACATCCAACTACTCCATTCAGGTGGAGAGCTAAATTGTGGAAATCTGGGTTTGGGATTGACAAGCTACACATCTTGTCTTCTGTCAGCTGCAAACTGTGACCTTTCACAATGCTGAGACCTGATCCttctaaagaaaagaaagagaggaaatggGTTTCAGGCCATCCTGGACTATTACCAGAGCAATAAGGGACttgagcaaaaatatttttctactttgCAGCTCTGAATTTTTTCTTCAGAGGCCCTATTTTAGTCATGCCCCACAACTTGTGATTATTTGAATCTTTTGGATCTTGCAAatcattaataaaattaaaggcATTTATGTTTATAAGAGAATCAGTTTCCTGCTTCTGAGAGGAAGAGGGCAGCTATCCCTCCTCTAGTACCTCCTGGCacccctctccctgctcctcctccacaGGCATCCCTTGTGCTCATCTTCTGGCACTGGTTGTTTCAGGACTGCTGAATGTTTCCTCTCTGTTTGCAGGCCTCTCAGGTGGGCGCAACATCATTGATGCGCTACATGGTGCGCCTGGTGCTGCTCACCCTCTGTGGATGGGTGCTCTGCTGGACTCTGGTCAACCTCTTCCGCAGCCATTCTGTACTCAACCTTCTCTTCCTGGGCTACCCGTGAGTGACACCACTTTGAACCTTCTGGGCAGGGGGGGTACAGCTGCTTGGGGGTGCCGTGAGCCACCGTGGGAAGCAAGAGTGTTGGCTGTAATGTCTCCTCGATTTAGGATTAAAAAGGAAGCAGGAGTGGCTGGGGGATGGTGTGAGGAGGTGGCACCAAGCTGATGAAGTGAATTGCCTCAGCTGCTGTTTGTGTGAGGAGCCTTTACTACCACTTGAAAACTGAGCCTTTGGGATTGTTGGTTCTACaaatgggatttaaaaaaagttCTCTGCACAGGTGTTgaagctgcagcccctggcctTTTAGTGGGGAGAAGTTGGCTGTTAGCTTCTGGAGTGGAGGTTCCTATATGCTGTCACTCTTGCAAGGGCCTGTATCTTTTGGGGAGGTGCCCCCTGCTCCCTGTTGGGATGGCTGTTATTACagccatttttttctttccttcatgaCAGGTTTGGTGTCTACgtccctctgtgctgcttccaccaggacagcagagcacagcctctACCTGCAGACTGTGGTTACTTGGTACAGGACCAGGTGGCAGATGATGGGGCTTCAGCTGTCAGCAGCCTGGTCAAAGACTTCTTCTCGCTTCTGTGGGAATCCCTGAGAGAACAGTTCAATAATCCTACGTCTATCCCCACCCACAGCTGCCCCCTTTCCCCAGATCTCATCCGCAATGAGGTGGAGTGCCTAAAAGCAGACTTCAACCGCAGGATCAAGGAAGTTCTCTTCAACTCTCTCTTCAGTGCCTACTACGTGGCATTCCTGCCGCTGTGCTTTGTGAAGGTAGCTGTTATCTGGTTCTCTCTGTGCCCCTGCCCACTGTCTCCTTCTGAATGCTGTGTGAACTACTGCCAGGCCAGATTCCTGGTTAATTCCCCTTTTCTCTGTCTCCCCTTTGGCAGCCCGGATAGCGGAGCATGGCTGCATCCGGAGTGCACTAGTACTGCTCCTGGTTGGCAGATAGGTATTGCCATAAATGTGATGCACCTCTAGTCCCATCACCCCACTTACTAACTCCCCTTCTCCCATCCCCTGTCCTAGGCAGATGGATAGCTGTGTTCTTCCTAGAAAAGAGAACCTGTTGTTACCTGTCTCAGATCCAACATCGTGGCTTTTGAGTGCTTGGATCAGAGGCTTTGGTGGTCAGCCTGTTAGAGCCAACTAGGATGCTTGGCAAACTAAATCCAAGAACCTCTAGTCAGTTGTGGGggttatatttttttcatctgtcaTTTCTCAAACTTGAATAAGCTCCAGTTCGTGCAGAGAAATGGGCAGGGCTTCACAATCCATGTAGCAGTCTTGGTGCAATTGGTGCTCCTGGGGCAGTTCTGTGGCAAGCAAACTGCCTTGTtacctgctgctggaggaggagatgcaccagctgcagcatCATCCCCTGccctttctcctgcagctcAAGGAGAAGGGAGCCTTGAGCGCCTCCTAAGCTGTAACCCTCCGAAATCACCGGTCCAAAAGCGCATGCCTGTAACATGTGGTGTGGGTCTGCTGGATGCACATGCAGTATGTCCTTTGTCATTCCTCTTTCTGCTTTGTGACAGTAGTGCCAAGTTCTTGTCTGGTCTCTTCGCAGAGCACCCAGTACTATGACATGCGCTGGTCCTGCGAGCACCTCATCATGGTGTGGATCAATGCCTTTGTCATGCTCACCACGCAGCTGCTGCCTCCCAAGTACTGTGACCTGCTCCACAGGTCTGCCGCCCACCTCGGCAAGTGGCAGAAACTAGAACACGGCTCCTACAGCAATGCTCCACAGCACATGTGAGTGTGAGGATGGGCAGGGCTTGGCATGCCTAGCAGGGGGCTGAGATGTTCTAGTGGATGAGCAAATACCAGCAGTGTTTATCTGCCGAGGATGTGTCTCCACTCCCCTGCAACTCTTGAGTGTGTTGCACTCCCCTGCAACTCTCGAGTGAACTCCTTGTTCACTCAAAACAGAAATGGCTTCTCTAGAGAGCTGTCTGAGCTCCTCCAGTCACTGCTGGttccttcacagaaagaaatgCTGAGATTCTTCTTGGCCACTGGAGAGTATCTTGAGCAGAGGCAGGGAGTGGCCGCCTCCACTGCAGTGGACAAGGTTCTtgcactgggagccatttgTTTGTATTACTTAGAGTCCATTGAATGGGCTTGTGATCGACCCTCTGTGCTTTTCCAGTGGGAGCTAGGGCATGTCCTTATGGCAAAGGCTTTGGTATTTTTCAAGATGCAGTCCATTCCTGTGAACCCTCATTCAGGGAGTTGGGGGGGTTGGGAGCACAGATGGTAACATTCTGGCATTGTTTCCCCACAGCTGGTCAGAAAACACAATATGGCCACAGGGCGTTCTGGTGCGACGGAGCCGGTGCCTGTATAAAGCAGTTGGGCCTTACAACGTAGCAGTGCCTTCAGATGTGTCCCATGCCCGCTTTTATGCAAGTATCTCTTCTCTTGCTTGGTGCCTTACGActgtgggagggaggagaggctcaaacccagctgcagcagagcagactGTGAAGGAGAGAGTTCAGTGTTCCATGAcaggctggtgctgctgagcaAAATACATgttggcagcagtggtgctttCCCATTCTGTCCTACAGTGACCTCTGGGCAAGATGGGAACCACAGCTGAGGTGACACAGCTCTCCCATCAGGCAGAGGCATTCCCCTGAGAGGAATGGGAATTTCCCTTTCAGGGAAATGGGAAAGTGTGTCAGCAGGCCAATAGGCTTATTTCACCTGCTTCCCCTTCTCGAGCAAAATGCCACTTTTAcatgccttttttctttctgttttcactaAGCAGCAGCTAATGGTGGCTGGAGTACAAGCATTACTTCTGCCCAGCAGCGGTCCCTGACAGCTTTATGCCCATGTTCCTCATCACTTCAACCCAGCAACAAATGACAGAAATCTCTCGTTCTTAACTTCTTTCCCTGCAGTTCCTCTTTCACCGTCCCTTACGGCTGCTCAACCTGCTGATTCTCATCGAAGGCAGTGTGGTCTGCTACCAGCTCTACTCCCTGCTGCGCTCAGAGAAGTGGAACCACACCCTCTCCATGGCCCTCATCCTTTTCTGCAACTATTATGTCTTATTTAAGCTGCTCCGGGACCGGATAGTATTAGGCAGGGCATACTCCTACCCACTTAACAACTATGGACTCAAGGCACACTAGGCTGGCCAGACGTGTACCCCTTCTCTTCCTCATCCCACAGGGCGGGGAGGgaacctcagaaaaaaaaatattttcgtacagttctatttttttcttgcgatgtttataaatatttaaaatattttatattttgtataCTATTGTTTTTGTGGGGCGGGAAGGGAACCAGTGGCAATTAAATGTCGCTTTATAAACAAGGtgttattttatatatatatatatatatatattaaaaaaaaatccatgtgtATATACCGTATATCTATACCCATACATATATCTATGTGAAGCAACAGGATTGTGTGTGTGGTCACTGTGTCTGCTTTGCTCACAGAACTGCTGGTAACTAGGAACTGGTCTGCTGTAGAATTTGGATAAACTAACagccaggggaaaaaaggaaacacaggGGCTTTCACCAGGATGAGTAGTTTATTTTAGTGACCTCAGTACTAGGAAATTCTTGCACTGGAAATGTGCATCGATGAGATAAGTTTAGGCAAAGGGAGGAAGCAGTGTTACTGTCAGCCAGTAAAAACTcaattcttccttcttccccctgttAGGAGGATGcaggcattttttaaaaatgtttacttTAGCCTCTCTCCTCCTAGCAACCTGAGCTTTCTCACTATGCCCACAGAAAGAACTAAATATTGAAATTAGAATTTTATAGTAGCATATCATTTAGGAAGGGATTTGAAATAAATAGCTTTATCTAGCAGGATCATAATTGAATATTTTAGACACTCATCTCTTAATTCCTTGACTAATACCATTGAATTAGGAAATACTCAGCTATTTCCTTCAAGCAGTAATGTTCCTAACTGAAAATTATTCTTGTGAAACTCTTACCAAGCCGTACATTTCAGCAGCTTCATTGTAATTTATGTTGGTAGTGTTAATAACTTAACCATTAATAATATAGGAAATACTTTGCTTTGAGACTGTTCTTCCTAAAGCTGAGCTATACTAGACTCCAGTGAAAAAACAGTTGTGGCAGTATCCCATTCAAGATAAAAAGCATTATCAACCATACAATTAACTGTGCATGCTGGTGACAGCTGATGGTAGGAGTTGATGTTTTAACTCAGGTAGTTAAGCAGAGGACAGTAACGCAATGTTCTTGCATTCAGATGCCATCTGACAACTTCAGCCATTAGTGAAGTGCTAGCTCTGGTTAAGGAATATGTAggtatgggaaaaaaaatccccaaactgtACTGAGTTTGGGAGAAACTGCAACtactttctgtttcttctttccttccacGCTACATAAGAATTCAGTGACCTCTGCTGTCTGTAGGACAGCTGCTACAACAGCCTGATCACAATTCCAGGATACCTGACAAGGTAGGCAACAGGAGATGCCTCTGAGCATTCACCCCAAAATGAACACAAATGCTTAGGTTTAGTTACTCCTAAGCCTTTCCTTTCACATGGGCCTAATTTTGTTGGCAGGACAAAGGTACTAAGGAATTTACAGTCTGGAGCCTTTCAATAAAACAACATGGTGGCTTACAGCCATGTCATGCTGTATGTAGTAATCCATGTCTATCTTGATTACTCTAAGAAGTAATTTAAAGATAAGAGAAGGTTGGCTTCTTATCTAGAGCAGGCTCTTTCCTGCATAAGCTCTTTTGCTCTTTGTGCAACACCTTTCTTGCATCCAGCTTCAATTTTGCAGTAGCTCAGTAGCATTTCCTACAAATTCCACCTGTTGCTAATAGCTGGCTCAGCACCCCTTGAACAGTATTTCAAAGCATTATCCAGTGGTTTCTACCATTTGGACACCTAGATGATAGCAGGTGCATATATAAGCAACCAGCAGGAGAAAAGAGGGTCTTCAAGGCTTAGCTTGGGAAATggagatgtgcaaaagaaagCCAGAACACGGCACCAGGGCTTTGGGGTGAAGTCAGGGAGGGTTCAtggcttttcctccccttgcATGCCAGGCTGAAGGGAGGCAGGACTCTGGGGCAGTGAGCACACCCAGACGCTGTGCAGCCACTGGGCTGTCCTTGTACTGCTGGCAGCACCTCCTTAGCTACAGGCTTTATGGTTTGCTCCCTGTGCCTGAGTACAGGGCCAAAACAAACACTGCCTAAGTGCAGGTGAGTAAGATCTTCCTCATTCCAACAGTGCTAGGCAGTGTTTGCTGCCTTTCCCCTTCAGAAACAGTACCTTTGTTCTGTCCTAGAGGAGGAGGAGTTCCATGACAAGTTTAAGGCTGTACCTTGCCATGTACAGTAGTATGAACTGCCTGCATGCAATTCTGCAGATACAACTGCCTTCCACCCATACAAAGGACCACTACATGGGAATAAATTGTAGAAGATAGTTGCAGCTTCCCCTGTTGGCAAAAACCCAACTAGCTAGCACAATTAGTCTCCCTAGTATCCACCAAGCAGGGAGCAGAAATTATGTCTGCTCAGCCTCAGTGCCTGATTAGATCAGTGGTTTGTCCCCCTTCCTCAGACGGGCCTGCTACTATGCCTTATTGTGATgatcactgaaaaaaattcactctAATACTTGGTCAGGTCAGACTAGGAAAAAACCAGACTTCTTCCCAATCTTGGTTGCTCCATCATGCGAGGATGTCATAATAAATGGATGGTTTTTTGGTCTGGTCACGGAACTGCTCTAGCTTTAGGCCAATCCTCAGAAGAACAGCTTCATCCCACCATTTTGCCATGACCTGGGAGAAGATGAGACGCAGAAGGAGAAGgatgaatgaaaaaaaagtagCATTATATAGATGCTCTTGAAAGTCTTGGAAACAATTTCCCCCCGCCTCAACATCCTCAAAAGATGTTTTCTCCTTTTACCCCAGTAAGTATGGCATCACTGTATTTGggagggcagctgtgtgacTTTAAATTGCAAGACATAGATCTTTCTTTTACATGAGACCTGTTTCAAGGGGAAAGGATTTAAAAGAAGTTACAGAAATGAGAAATAAGAGAGGAAAGGGTAGTGACCAATACTGGGTATTGATGCAAGTAGACAGGGAGACAGAGAAACCTTTCTCAAAGATACCCAGAGACCTCTGCCATTTAGGAGTGAGGCAAATCACCCCCAAATTAAAGCTTTTATTTCCAGTACCTGGTAGCTCCTCAAGTGAACTGTGTGGAACAGCAGAGACCTGGTTGTGATGTTTTAGGACAAAGCCAGCTGGGGATTTTGTGCCCCAGCCTTCACAAAGAGCAAATACTCACCTGGAGGCTAATTGGAAGCCCAGCAGTAGAATATCCAATGGGGACCACAAGGCCTGGAATCCCAGTGAAGTTACCAAGCTGCATGAACCTAGGGGGAAAAAGCTGTCACTGGTAttcctggggacagcagcaagTAAATCCTTTTTTGGTAGAGGCAGCTATGATTAACCTCTCCCACCTTACAGTCTGAGGTTCTTTTCCCGCTGTTCTCAAACATTTGTTTCTGTAGTGCAAGTAGCACTTTCCTTACCTCATGGACCGGACTGTGAAGGACATATCGCTGCTCCCAGTCAAGAGGTCAGATTCATAAATTCTTGGAGCAGTGCAGGGAACAGCTGTGGAGGAATCACAAAATGACAGAACTTGAAAGGGACTTCAGAAAGTCATCTTGTCTAACCTTCTGGCTCAGGAATGGTCAGCAAATGCAGGGTGCCCATGACCATGTCCAAACAGCTTCTGAATATTCCCAGGGGTGAAGATCCCACAggctctctgggcaacctgatGCATTGCCATGGATATAACAAGTCTAGAAATACACAGCAATCTTTCTAATCAGGCTGCATTATCCTCTAAGGGTGCAAGGCACAGCAAAGCGCACAAATGTCATACTCTCAAAACTGAGGAGGGAGAGTTAATGAAGTGACTGCTCTCAAAAGGCACCACACAGCTGTTGAAGACTGGCTCTTTAGCCAAGAGGGCCAATACCTGGTGTAAGGATACAGTTCACAGTGGTGAAGATCTCTTGCAAAAATCTCATGCTCCGAGTTCTCTGTCGATTTGCCTGCAAGCAGAGACAATACTGTCTGATGGGCCCTCTTGGCTCACAAAAGTAATGTTTCATGTTGGTAGACTGCCCATCAGCATCTCTGCCTTTGCAAAAGATAACACCATTCCTGTAATTTGGAATCAGGGTACAGGACAAGTGGCATGTCCTCTGTGGTGCC carries:
- the TMEM39A gene encoding transmembrane protein 39A → MPGGRRGPSRQQLSRSALPSLQTLVGGSCGNGTGLRNRNGSAISLSAPPITALITPEPVRHCRIPELPLDGSLLFEFLFFIYLLVALFIQYINIYKTVWWYPYNHPASCTSLNFHLIDYHLVAFITVMLARRLVWAIISEASQVGATSLMRYMVRLVLLTLCGWVLCWTLVNLFRSHSVLNLLFLGYPFGVYVPLCCFHQDSRAQPLPADCGYLVQDQVADDGASAVSSLVKDFFSLLWESLREQFNNPTSIPTHSCPLSPDLIRNEVECLKADFNRRIKEVLFNSLFSAYYVAFLPLCFVKSTQYYDMRWSCEHLIMVWINAFVMLTTQLLPPKYCDLLHRSAAHLGKWQKLEHGSYSNAPQHIWSENTIWPQGVLVRRSRCLYKAVGPYNVAVPSDVSHARFYFLFHRPLRLLNLLILIEGSVVCYQLYSLLRSEKWNHTLSMALILFCNYYVLFKLLRDRIVLGRAYSYPLNNYGLKAH